Proteins encoded together in one Bradyrhizobium sp. PSBB068 window:
- the pqqC gene encoding pyrroloquinoline-quinone synthase PqqC, which produces MTALSIGKGITLDTAEEMEATLRTIGATRYHSLHPFHRLLHGGKLNKGQVQAWALNRYYYQSTIPLKDAMVMTRFRDRMTRVEWRHRIEDHDGDLGSEGGIERWLKLTEGLGLDTAYVESTEGILPATRFAVEAYVHFCRDRTPLEAIASSLTELFAPNLHEERISGMLKHYDFVNPDIMSYFSRRLTQAPRDAGFALDYVKQHARTPAEREAVCNALIFKTNVLWVQLDALYHAYVEGQIPPGAFVPKTG; this is translated from the coding sequence ATGACCGCGCTCTCGATCGGCAAGGGCATCACGCTCGACACTGCCGAGGAGATGGAGGCGACGCTGCGCACGATCGGCGCGACGCGCTATCACAGCCTGCATCCGTTCCACCGCCTGTTGCACGGCGGCAAGCTGAACAAGGGCCAGGTCCAGGCCTGGGCGCTCAACCGCTATTACTATCAGAGCACGATCCCGCTGAAGGACGCGATGGTGATGACGCGCTTTCGCGATCGCATGACGCGGGTCGAGTGGCGCCACCGCATCGAGGATCATGATGGCGATCTCGGCAGCGAGGGCGGCATCGAGCGCTGGCTGAAGCTGACCGAAGGCCTCGGCCTCGACACCGCCTATGTCGAGTCCACCGAAGGCATCCTGCCGGCGACGCGCTTTGCCGTGGAGGCCTATGTGCATTTCTGCCGCGACCGCACGCCGCTGGAGGCGATCGCCTCCTCGCTCACCGAATTGTTCGCGCCGAACCTGCATGAGGAGCGCATCTCGGGGATGCTGAAGCATTACGACTTCGTCAATCCCGACATCATGAGCTATTTCAGCCGCCGCCTGACCCAGGCGCCGCGCGACGCCGGCTTTGCGCTCGACTACGTCAAGCAGCACGCCAGGACGCCGGCCGAGCGCGAGGCGGTGTGCAATGCGCTGATCTTCAAGACCAACGTGCTCTGGGTGCAGCTCGACGCGCTGTATCACGCCTATGTCGAGGGCCAGATTCCGCCCGGCGCCTTCGTGCCGAAGACAGGTTAG
- the pqqD gene encoding pyrroloquinoline quinone biosynthesis peptide chaperone PqqD, translated as MASRNISVSETSRPKLPRHAKLKFDETRQVWVILAPERVLAPDEIAVEVLHLCDGVRSVADMVDQLAEKYAAPREAIATDVIAMLQDLADKGFLTEARESTA; from the coding sequence ATGGCCAGCCGCAACATCAGCGTCAGCGAGACCAGCCGGCCGAAACTGCCGCGCCATGCCAAGCTGAAATTCGACGAGACGCGGCAGGTCTGGGTGATCCTCGCGCCGGAGCGCGTCCTGGCCCCGGACGAGATCGCGGTCGAGGTGCTGCATCTGTGCGACGGCGTGCGCAGTGTCGCCGACATGGTGGATCAGCTCGCCGAGAAATATGCCGCCCCTCGCGAGGCGATCGCGACCGACGTGATCGCGATGCTGCAGGACCTGGCGGACAAGGGCTTTCTCACCGAAGCGCGCGAGAGCACAGCATGA
- the pqqE gene encoding pyrroloquinoline quinone biosynthesis protein PqqE, with product MSDTLADSKTTTAGPTDGLAVLEQTRSAAETYGIPLAVLLEITHRCPLQCPYCSNPVELDRGSTELTTEEWKKVLSELAELGVLQVHFSGGEPTARKDIVELVQHATDVGLYSNLITSAVLLTRDKLSALADAGLSHVQISFQGNEPLVADRVAGLKDAHRKKLEVAKWTRELDMPLTVNAVMHRQNLHQLPDIIQMALDLDADRLEVANVQYYGWALKNRAALMPTIAQIEETSRIVEDAQARLKGTLAIDYVVPDYYALRPKKCMGGWGRQFFNISPAGKVLPCHAAESITGIEFESVRSNHSIAWIWQNSEAFNRYRGTGWMPEPCQSCEFREVDYGGCRCQAFALTGDAGNTDPACALSPRHQEIFKQAEQDSAGAQNRFLYRNFAGGTLEPDQHQHERQGKSHGA from the coding sequence ATGAGTGACACGCTCGCCGACAGCAAGACGACGACGGCAGGCCCAACCGACGGGCTGGCGGTGCTCGAGCAAACGCGCTCGGCGGCCGAGACCTACGGCATCCCGCTCGCGGTGCTGCTCGAGATCACCCACCGCTGCCCGCTGCAATGCCCGTATTGCTCCAACCCGGTGGAGCTCGACCGCGGCTCGACCGAGCTCACGACCGAGGAATGGAAGAAGGTGCTGAGCGAGCTCGCCGAACTCGGCGTGCTGCAGGTCCATTTCTCCGGCGGCGAGCCGACCGCGCGCAAGGACATCGTCGAGCTGGTGCAGCACGCGACCGATGTCGGGCTCTATTCCAACCTGATCACCTCGGCCGTGCTGCTGACCAGGGACAAGCTGTCGGCGCTGGCCGATGCCGGCCTCAGCCATGTGCAGATCAGTTTTCAGGGTAATGAGCCCTTGGTTGCCGATCGCGTCGCGGGCCTGAAGGACGCGCACAGGAAGAAGCTCGAAGTTGCGAAATGGACGCGCGAGCTCGACATGCCGCTCACGGTGAACGCCGTGATGCACCGGCAGAACCTGCATCAGCTGCCCGATATCATCCAGATGGCGCTCGATCTCGACGCCGACCGGCTCGAAGTCGCCAACGTGCAGTATTACGGCTGGGCGCTGAAGAACCGCGCCGCGCTGATGCCGACGATCGCGCAGATCGAGGAGACCAGCCGCATCGTCGAGGACGCGCAGGCGCGCCTGAAGGGCACGCTCGCGATCGACTATGTCGTGCCGGACTATTACGCGCTGCGGCCGAAGAAGTGCATGGGCGGCTGGGGCCGCCAGTTCTTCAACATCTCGCCGGCCGGCAAGGTGCTGCCGTGCCACGCCGCCGAGAGCATCACCGGGATCGAATTCGAGTCCGTGCGCTCGAACCATTCGATCGCCTGGATCTGGCAGAACTCCGAGGCCTTCAACCGCTATCGCGGCACCGGCTGGATGCCGGAGCCCTGCCAGAGCTGCGAGTTCCGCGAGGTCGATTACGGCGGCTGCCGTTGCCAGGCCTTTGCGCTGACCGGAGATGCCGGGAATACCGACCCGGCCTGCGCGCTGTCGCCGCGGCACCAGGAGATCTTCAAGCAGGCCGAGCAGGACTCCGCCGGCGCGCAGAACCGTTTCCTCTACCGCAACTTCGCCGGCGGCACGCTGGAGCCGGACCAACATCAGCACGAACGCCAGGGAAAATCTCATGGCGCCTGA
- the pip gene encoding prolyl aminopeptidase encodes MAPDADAGKAARRADPFAPLTSEWLDVGDGHNLHVESVGREGGVPAVYLHGGPGSGCQPDHRRLFDPERFHAVLFDQRGCGRSRPKGSRDHNTTQHLIADMEKIRERFGFARWMVAGGSWGATLALAYAEAHPERVSGLALRATFLGTAEELEDVFLRALPRFYPGLSEDFLNFLPEHERATPVAAYYRRILDPDAAVHAPAARAWHDTERTLSEHTPKQTRLDLAKASGALPSTPFMEAHYFANDCFMRPHQLMDEAGKLAGIPGILVQGRYDLLCPPATSHALAARWPGSEVRIVDGAGHILYDPGIRNAVMKAIADLAARS; translated from the coding sequence ATGGCGCCTGACGCCGATGCCGGCAAGGCTGCCAGGCGTGCCGATCCCTTCGCTCCGCTGACATCGGAATGGCTCGATGTCGGCGACGGCCACAATCTGCACGTCGAGAGCGTCGGGCGCGAAGGCGGCGTCCCCGCGGTCTATCTGCATGGCGGCCCGGGCAGCGGCTGCCAGCCGGACCATCGCCGGCTGTTCGATCCCGAGCGCTTTCACGCCGTGCTGTTCGACCAGCGCGGCTGCGGCCGCAGCCGGCCGAAGGGCAGCCGCGACCACAACACGACGCAGCATTTGATCGCCGACATGGAGAAGATCCGCGAGCGCTTCGGCTTCGCGCGCTGGATGGTGGCCGGCGGCTCCTGGGGCGCGACGCTGGCGCTGGCTTATGCAGAGGCCCATCCCGAGCGGGTCAGCGGCCTCGCACTGCGCGCGACCTTTCTCGGCACGGCCGAGGAGCTGGAAGACGTCTTCCTGCGCGCCTTGCCGCGCTTCTATCCCGGCCTCTCCGAGGACTTCCTCAACTTCCTGCCCGAGCATGAGCGCGCGACGCCGGTTGCCGCCTATTATCGTCGCATCCTCGATCCCGACGCGGCCGTGCATGCGCCGGCCGCACGCGCCTGGCACGACACCGAACGCACGTTGTCGGAGCACACGCCGAAGCAGACGCGGCTCGACCTGGCAAAGGCATCAGGCGCCCTGCCCTCGACGCCGTTCATGGAGGCGCACTACTTCGCCAACGATTGCTTCATGCGGCCGCACCAGCTGATGGATGAGGCCGGCAAGCTCGCCGGCATTCCCGGCATCCTGGTACAGGGCCGCTACGACCTGCTATGCCCACCCGCGACCTCGCACGCACTCGCCGCGCGCTGGCCGGGCAGCGAAGTCCGCATCGTCGATGGCGCCGGCCACATCCTCTACGATCCCGGCATCCGCAATGCGGTGATGAAGGCGATCGCGGATTTGGCGGCAAGAAGCTAG
- a CDS encoding AAA family ATPase → MDHTRNRISTGNAGLDYVLRGGLPRNRLYLVEGTPGSGKTTLALEFLQDGQSKNERVLYITLSETKEELQVVADSHGWNLSRIDIFELSAADEVLGPGRDQSILHSWEIELGETIKLIKAQVEKIKPTRVVFDSLSEMRLLAQDPLRYRRQLLVLKQFFSGLSTTVLLVDDFTGSGGNSDNHLHSLCHGVITLSRLTLDFGAARRRLQVQKLRGVDFIAGFHDFVIRRGGLDIFPRLVAAEHEIEYSNECVRSGIPELDALLNGGPARGTGVLITGPSGAGKTTLGLQYLAAACERGEKVTVYQFDERIDTLLARAEAMGLNLRACIDKGQLVVRQIDPAEISPGEFAANVIKEVQQRSIKILMIDSLSGYVAAMPQEQQLILQLHELLSYLSQSGVLTLMINPQSGFFGNMQTNGLDVSYLADTVILLRFFEAAGRIRKAISVVKNRSGRHEDTIREMRIDDRGVRVGEPLSEFTGILTGAPHYTGVANPLMEDRGSGA, encoded by the coding sequence ATGGATCACACACGCAATCGCATTTCGACCGGCAACGCTGGCCTCGACTATGTCCTTCGTGGAGGCTTGCCACGCAACCGCTTGTACCTTGTCGAGGGAACGCCCGGTTCAGGCAAAACGACGCTTGCGCTCGAATTTCTCCAAGACGGGCAATCCAAGAACGAGCGCGTACTCTACATCACATTGTCGGAAACCAAGGAAGAGCTCCAGGTCGTCGCGGACTCCCACGGTTGGAATCTGAGCAGAATTGATATTTTTGAACTGAGCGCCGCGGACGAAGTCCTCGGCCCGGGCAGAGATCAGTCGATACTCCATAGCTGGGAGATCGAGCTTGGAGAAACGATCAAGCTCATCAAGGCGCAGGTCGAGAAGATCAAGCCGACAAGGGTCGTGTTCGACAGTCTCTCCGAAATGCGGCTGCTCGCCCAGGATCCACTCCGGTATCGGCGGCAGCTTCTCGTTCTCAAGCAATTTTTCTCCGGTCTCAGTACGACCGTCTTGCTGGTGGACGACTTCACCGGGTCAGGCGGAAATTCGGACAATCACTTGCACAGCCTTTGCCATGGCGTCATTACCCTATCCCGGCTGACGCTGGACTTTGGCGCAGCACGGCGAAGGCTTCAGGTTCAAAAACTCCGAGGCGTGGATTTCATCGCCGGATTCCACGACTTTGTCATTCGGCGTGGCGGCTTGGATATCTTTCCTCGACTGGTCGCAGCCGAGCATGAAATCGAATACTCGAACGAATGTGTTCGTAGCGGCATACCGGAACTTGACGCGCTGCTGAATGGCGGTCCTGCGCGCGGCACAGGAGTTCTCATCACCGGACCTTCCGGCGCCGGAAAAACCACTCTCGGGCTGCAATATCTTGCTGCCGCTTGCGAGAGAGGAGAGAAGGTGACGGTCTATCAATTCGACGAGCGCATCGACACCCTTCTGGCGCGCGCGGAAGCAATGGGCCTCAACCTTCGGGCGTGCATCGATAAGGGGCAGCTTGTCGTTCGGCAGATCGACCCTGCGGAGATTTCGCCGGGCGAGTTCGCCGCCAACGTTATCAAGGAAGTTCAACAACGCTCCATCAAGATCCTCATGATCGACAGCCTCAGCGGCTACGTCGCCGCCATGCCGCAGGAGCAGCAGCTCATTCTGCAACTTCACGAACTGCTGTCCTACCTGAGCCAGTCCGGCGTCCTGACACTGATGATTAATCCCCAAAGCGGCTTCTTTGGAAATATGCAGACAAATGGTCTGGATGTTTCGTATCTGGCAGACACGGTCATCCTTCTCCGGTTCTTCGAGGCTGCAGGACGTATCCGGAAGGCCATCTCCGTCGTCAAAAACAGGTCGGGAAGGCACGAAGATACGATCCGCGAGATGCGCATCGACGATCGGGGCGTAAGGGTCGGCGAGCCTCTGTCGGAGTTCACGGGCATCTTGACCGGAGCACCGCATTACACGGGCGTAGCCAATCCTCTCATGGAAGATCGCGGTTCAGGTGCATAG
- a CDS encoding response regulator: protein MRARQRQFLMRDQLAELDTQRASLRTLLDNLPVGVVFLDKTGTELLSNPAFRRFSKSGKSPAFDPAAEHEWLAQDIDGSPLSRSRFPSARALQGEHVTGVEFLYTGSAEGPVWTRISSVPIVRHDGAITGAISVVVDINEQKLAQQRLAKAAETLELQVAERTAELEKALSDLRRETAERSRAESALIQAQKMEAVGQLTGGIAHDFNNMLTGVIGAIDLMKRRIASNRLDDLNRFMDAASTSAHRAANLTSRLLAFSRRQSLDSKPTDINALVRSLSDLLHHTVDENISIAIQTNEEVPAAIVDANQLENAILNLAINARDAMPHGGKLTVETSVVDLDATYTRSRPGISPGRYVVVAVSDTGVGMTPDLIEKAFDPFFTTKPVGQGTGLGLSMVYGFARQSNGQVRIHSTPGQGTSAKIYLPAADQSAIETTVHHEASPQGAGQPVLLVEDDPSVRLLIGELLSELGYRTIEAPDSDSAIKLLESGRPIDMMISDVGLPGMNGRQLAEVARKHHPQVPILFVTGYAANAAIRAGFLGTNMAMISKPFQIEELAVKIGEMLS, encoded by the coding sequence ATGCGGGCGCGGCAGCGGCAATTTCTGATGCGCGATCAACTCGCGGAGCTGGACACGCAGCGGGCGAGCTTGAGAACGCTTCTCGACAACCTACCGGTCGGGGTCGTGTTTCTTGACAAGACCGGAACTGAACTGCTCTCGAATCCGGCATTCAGACGTTTTTCCAAGTCCGGCAAAAGCCCCGCTTTCGACCCTGCAGCGGAACATGAATGGCTAGCGCAGGACATCGACGGCTCTCCGCTCTCGCGAAGCCGTTTTCCGAGCGCGCGTGCACTGCAGGGCGAACATGTGACCGGGGTCGAATTTCTCTACACGGGCTCGGCAGAGGGACCAGTCTGGACCCGCATCAGCAGCGTGCCAATCGTGAGACACGACGGCGCGATCACGGGCGCGATAAGCGTCGTCGTCGACATCAACGAGCAAAAGCTCGCGCAGCAAAGGTTGGCGAAGGCCGCAGAGACGCTCGAGTTGCAGGTAGCCGAACGTACCGCGGAGCTCGAGAAGGCCTTGTCCGATCTCCGCAGGGAGACGGCAGAGCGGTCGCGGGCGGAATCTGCACTGATCCAAGCCCAGAAAATGGAAGCTGTCGGTCAGCTCACCGGGGGCATTGCGCACGATTTCAACAACATGCTCACCGGCGTCATCGGCGCCATCGATTTGATGAAACGACGCATTGCATCCAATCGGCTCGACGACTTGAATCGCTTCATGGACGCGGCGAGCACATCGGCGCACCGTGCTGCCAATCTGACATCACGACTTCTCGCTTTCTCGCGCCGGCAATCTCTCGACAGCAAACCGACCGATATCAATGCTCTCGTCCGGTCGCTTTCGGACCTGCTGCATCACACTGTGGACGAGAACATCTCGATCGCCATCCAAACCAACGAGGAGGTGCCCGCCGCCATAGTGGATGCCAATCAGCTCGAGAACGCCATCCTTAACCTCGCCATCAACGCGCGCGACGCGATGCCTCACGGAGGCAAGCTTACCGTCGAGACGTCTGTAGTTGACCTCGACGCGACATATACGAGGTCTCGACCAGGTATTTCGCCCGGCCGCTACGTGGTCGTGGCAGTTTCGGACACCGGAGTCGGAATGACGCCGGACCTGATCGAAAAGGCCTTTGATCCCTTCTTCACGACAAAGCCTGTGGGGCAAGGTACCGGTCTCGGTCTATCGATGGTCTACGGGTTCGCACGGCAGTCAAACGGCCAGGTCCGGATCCATTCGACACCGGGCCAAGGCACCTCCGCGAAGATCTACCTGCCGGCTGCGGATCAAAGCGCGATCGAGACCACCGTCCATCATGAAGCGTCTCCGCAAGGAGCCGGTCAGCCTGTTCTGCTTGTCGAAGACGACCCTTCGGTTCGTCTTCTCATCGGCGAACTGCTATCGGAGTTGGGTTACCGAACGATCGAAGCACCTGATTCCGACTCCGCAATCAAGCTGCTGGAAAGCGGTCGTCCGATAGACATGATGATTTCCGATGTTGGACTGCCCGGCATGAACGGCCGGCAACTTGCCGAAGTCGCTCGCAAGCATCACCCGCAAGTGCCGATCCTCTTCGTCACGGGCTATGCCGCAAACGCCGCCATTCGAGCTGGCTTCCTCGGAACAAACATGGCGATGATAAGCAAGCCCTTTCAGATCGAAGAACTAGCGGTAAAGATAGGTGAGATGCTGTCCTAG
- a CDS encoding amidohydrolase family protein: MVALSLRAFRATLPLLALGLAPAVCAQGTPPAPISTTLFQNVRIFDGKGGSLSAPSDVLVRGNVIEKISATPITAEPGSTVIAGSGRTLMPGLIDNHWHAMLIRTNPAQAMGDVGFNNIAAGVEATDTLMRGFTTIRDLGGPTFGLKDAIDQGLIAGPRIYPSGAMITVTSGHGDFRQLSDLPRTIGGMLTRMEQVGGSMIADSPDEVRVRVREQLMQGASQIKLTAGGGVSSPFSPIDVSTFTEAELHAAVEAAENWGTYVTVHAFTPAAIQRSIAAGVQCIEHGFLMDEATAKLIADKGVWLSTQPLPEEMRTGLAAGSVQRAKADEVWPGIARTYQLARKYKIKTAWGTDVLFSGALAKRQGAILASLTRWYTPGEVLVMATSTNAELLALSGKRNPYPGKLGVVEQGALADLLLVDGNPLENIDLVADPARNFKVIMKDGKIYKNES; encoded by the coding sequence ATGGTTGCCCTGTCCTTGCGAGCCTTTCGTGCCACGCTTCCGCTTCTAGCCCTCGGTCTGGCGCCCGCGGTCTGCGCCCAGGGCACTCCACCGGCGCCCATCAGCACGACGTTATTTCAAAATGTACGCATCTTCGACGGCAAGGGCGGTTCGCTCTCGGCGCCGTCTGACGTCCTTGTGAGAGGCAACGTCATCGAGAAAATCTCGGCGACGCCGATCACCGCCGAGCCCGGCAGCACCGTGATCGCCGGCAGCGGGCGGACGCTGATGCCTGGCCTGATCGACAACCATTGGCATGCGATGCTGATCCGGACCAATCCCGCTCAGGCGATGGGCGACGTCGGCTTCAACAACATCGCCGCCGGTGTCGAGGCGACCGACACATTGATGCGGGGCTTCACGACGATCCGCGACCTCGGCGGCCCGACCTTCGGCCTGAAGGACGCCATCGACCAAGGATTGATCGCCGGACCGCGCATCTATCCCTCCGGCGCGATGATCACCGTGACCAGTGGACACGGCGATTTCCGCCAATTATCCGATCTGCCGCGGACGATCGGCGGCATGCTGACGCGCATGGAACAGGTCGGAGGCAGCATGATCGCCGACAGCCCGGACGAAGTCCGCGTGCGCGTCCGCGAGCAACTCATGCAGGGCGCTTCCCAGATCAAACTGACGGCCGGCGGCGGCGTCTCCTCGCCCTTCAGTCCGATCGACGTGTCGACCTTCACGGAGGCGGAGCTGCACGCCGCGGTCGAGGCGGCCGAGAACTGGGGGACTTACGTCACGGTGCATGCCTTCACCCCCGCGGCGATCCAACGGTCGATCGCAGCCGGGGTGCAATGCATCGAGCACGGCTTCCTGATGGACGAGGCGACCGCGAAGCTGATTGCGGACAAGGGCGTGTGGCTGAGCACGCAGCCGCTTCCCGAAGAAATGCGAACCGGCCTGGCGGCCGGATCGGTGCAGCGGGCAAAGGCCGATGAAGTCTGGCCCGGCATCGCCAGGACCTACCAACTGGCAAGGAAGTATAAGATCAAGACGGCGTGGGGCACCGACGTTTTGTTCTCCGGGGCATTGGCCAAGCGGCAGGGCGCGATCCTCGCTTCGCTCACCCGCTGGTACACGCCCGGCGAAGTGCTGGTCATGGCGACGTCGACCAACGCCGAATTGCTGGCTTTGTCCGGCAAGCGCAATCCGTATCCCGGCAAGCTCGGGGTCGTCGAGCAGGGCGCGCTGGCCGATCTTCTGCTGGTCGACGGCAATCCGCTCGAAAATATCGATCTGGTCGCCGACCCCGCCAGGAACTTCAAGGTGATCATGAAGGACGGCAAGATCTACAAGAACGAGAGTTGA
- a CDS encoding aquaporin family protein: MPTLARRLVAELLGTALLLAAVVGSGIMAQKLAGGNVALALLCNTIPTGAILAVLILVFGPVSGAHFNPAVSLALSIRSELRWPIAVAYIAAQIVGAVAGVWVAHLMFELPVLQLSMTQRSGSGQWLAEAVATFGLLLTIFGCAARAPGAIPYAVGLYITSAYWFTASTSFANPAVTIARSLSDTFAGIAPGGVAAFIVAQSVGMLAAVALAGWLWRERKPA, from the coding sequence ATGCCGACGCTGGCGCGCCGTCTGGTCGCGGAATTGCTTGGCACGGCGCTTCTCCTGGCTGCCGTCGTCGGCTCCGGGATCATGGCCCAGAAGCTCGCGGGCGGGAATGTTGCGCTCGCGCTGCTTTGCAATACCATCCCAACCGGCGCAATTCTCGCTGTGCTCATATTGGTCTTCGGACCGGTCTCAGGCGCGCACTTCAATCCTGCCGTAAGTCTCGCGCTCTCGATTCGGAGCGAACTGCGTTGGCCAATTGCGGTTGCCTACATCGCTGCTCAGATCGTTGGAGCCGTCGCGGGAGTATGGGTGGCTCACCTCATGTTTGAACTGCCGGTGCTGCAACTCTCGATGACGCAGCGTTCCGGCAGCGGGCAATGGCTCGCTGAAGCGGTTGCCACCTTTGGCTTGCTCCTGACCATATTCGGTTGCGCCGCCAGGGCACCGGGGGCGATTCCGTATGCCGTCGGCCTGTACATCACGTCGGCCTATTGGTTCACAGCCTCGACCTCGTTCGCGAATCCGGCGGTGACAATCGCGCGCTCGCTTTCCGACACCTTTGCCGGAATAGCGCCCGGCGGCGTTGCCGCTTTTATCGTCGCTCAGTCCGTCGGCATGCTGGCTGCGGTTGCCCTCGCCGGGTGGCTGTGGCGCGAGAGGAAGCCGGCATAG
- a CDS encoding arsenate reductase ArsC, translated as MADRPYNVLFLCTGNSARSIIAEAILNKVGAGHFRAYSAGSQPKGRVNPHAIHLLENMGYDTSGYRSKSWDEFAKAGEPQFDFVFTVCDSAAAEACPVWPGHPATAHWGIPDPAEAKGTPAEIAVAFEDAYRMLNQRIAVFTALPLRSIDALSLQGKLREIGQMEGSTAKATEAH; from the coding sequence GTGGCTGATCGCCCATACAACGTTCTGTTCCTCTGCACCGGAAACTCGGCGCGCTCGATCATTGCGGAAGCGATCTTGAACAAGGTGGGCGCAGGTCATTTCCGCGCCTACAGCGCCGGCAGCCAGCCCAAGGGCCGGGTCAATCCGCACGCCATCCATCTTCTCGAAAACATGGGCTACGATACGTCGGGCTACCGCTCGAAATCATGGGACGAGTTCGCCAAGGCCGGCGAGCCCCAGTTCGACTTCGTGTTCACGGTCTGCGATAGCGCGGCGGCTGAAGCATGCCCGGTCTGGCCCGGACATCCTGCAACAGCCCACTGGGGCATTCCTGATCCGGCTGAGGCGAAGGGGACGCCGGCCGAAATCGCGGTCGCATTCGAGGATGCCTATCGCATGCTCAATCAGCGAATTGCCGTCTTTACCGCGCTGCCTCTGCGATCCATCGACGCGCTCAGCTTGCAGGGCAAGCTCCGAGAGATCGGGCAAATGGAAGGCTCGACGGCCAAGGCCACGGAAGCGCATTGA
- a CDS encoding VOC family protein produces MKRLHVHVTVSDLSQSVGFYSALFAAQPTVLKTDYAKWMLDDPRVNFAISARGREPGLDHLGIQVESQEELHEVYDRLSQAGGNIIEQGEAACCYAKSEKSWIDDPAGIAWETFHTTGESTVYGDGTGENTARVAHGKQSACCAPQAAPGSSACCAT; encoded by the coding sequence ATGAAGCGCCTTCATGTCCACGTCACCGTGAGCGATCTTTCACAGTCCGTAGGCTTCTACTCTGCCTTGTTCGCTGCCCAACCAACGGTTCTCAAGACGGATTACGCAAAGTGGATGCTCGATGATCCTCGCGTGAATTTCGCCATTTCGGCCAGAGGCCGCGAGCCCGGCCTGGATCATCTCGGCATTCAGGTTGAGAGCCAAGAGGAGCTTCACGAGGTCTACGACCGCTTGAGTCAGGCGGGGGGCAACATCATCGAGCAGGGCGAGGCGGCCTGTTGCTACGCCAAGTCCGAGAAGTCGTGGATCGACGATCCCGCAGGCATCGCCTGGGAAACCTTTCACACGACCGGCGAGAGCACGGTCTATGGTGATGGCACCGGAGAGAACACGGCGCGCGTCGCGCATGGCAAGCAATCGGCCTGCTGCGCCCCGCAGGCAGCGCCAGGTTCTTCCGCGTGCTGCGCGACGTGA
- a CDS encoding helix-turn-helix transcriptional regulator: MKKTDAVAALAALAQDNRLDIFRLLVQAGPEGMPAGAVAGALDLAPNTLTFHFDRLRAAGLVSVRREGRSMIYAAQFEQMNALLGFLTENCCGGAPCAPAAAECKPARKRTKIPA, from the coding sequence ATGAAAAAGACCGATGCTGTTGCCGCCTTGGCGGCACTCGCGCAGGACAATCGCCTCGATATATTCCGGCTGCTCGTGCAAGCCGGACCGGAGGGCATGCCAGCGGGCGCAGTCGCCGGCGCTCTCGATCTTGCGCCCAATACGCTGACATTTCACTTTGACCGGCTGCGCGCGGCGGGTCTTGTCAGCGTTCGCCGCGAAGGCCGCTCGATGATCTATGCCGCGCAGTTCGAGCAGATGAACGCGCTCCTTGGCTTCCTGACTGAAAACTGCTGTGGCGGCGCGCCCTGTGCGCCTGCCGCCGCCGAATGCAAACCGGCGCGCAAGCGCACGAAAATCCCAGCCTGA
- a CDS encoding PAS domain-containing protein encodes MMDALHHPTFRSPAAQMLNAQKACRLLFETAPISLLVLTPELRIIDANDSYLADVAMERDALASMSMFEVFPDSPHDLRADGVRNLQASFDAVMHTGRADVMPLQRYDIKPQRRPWEVRYWHPKNWAMIDEGGSVLALVHHVRDVTREILAQREMSSRASIGDLLRRADVAIQDSREIMSLARKDREVSKALTRQVLRQKPYP; translated from the coding sequence ATGATGGATGCTCTCCACCACCCGACTTTTCGCTCTCCCGCAGCACAAATGCTCAACGCTCAAAAAGCCTGCCGCCTTCTGTTCGAGACTGCGCCGATTAGTCTCCTCGTGCTTACTCCAGAGTTGCGGATCATCGATGCCAACGACTCGTATCTTGCCGACGTCGCGATGGAGCGCGATGCCCTCGCGAGCATGTCGATGTTCGAAGTCTTCCCTGATAGCCCGCACGATCTTAGGGCTGATGGTGTGCGCAACCTTCAAGCGTCTTTTGACGCGGTGATGCATACCGGCCGCGCGGACGTGATGCCCCTGCAGCGGTATGACATTAAACCGCAAAGGCGGCCATGGGAGGTTCGCTACTGGCATCCGAAGAATTGGGCGATGATAGACGAGGGAGGTTCTGTTCTCGCCTTGGTACACCACGTGAGAGATGTAACCAGAGAGATCCTCGCGCAGAGGGAGATGAGTTCACGCGCCTCAATAGGCGATCTCTTGCGACGAGCCGATGTTGCAATACAGGATAGCCGAGAAATAATGTCGTTGGCGAGGAAAGATCGCGAGGTGAGCAAAGCGCTTACTCGGCAGGTTCTAAGGCAGAAACCGTACCCTTAA